The segment TCTCGTTTAGGATCTTCTTCTCCTCTGACAACTCCTCCTCAGTCTTCAAGTGATCTGTGCAGGAACCAAAGGAATCAGGTCTGCAGAACAGGGGCCGCGGGCCGGCCAGCTCCCGGCTGCAGCTCACCCCCGGCCTCACCTTCCACTGCCATCCGCTCCCGCAGCTCCTGCTGTAGTCGGCTCTGCCGGTCTTCCAGCTCCAGCTCCCGGGCGCTGGGGTGGGAGAAAACCAAGGCACAGTGATGGGGGAACAACCACCTTCACCCCCCAAGTTAAGGAGGAACTCCTGCAGTGACAATGGCCCCAGCCTCAGGTCACTTACAAGATCATCAGCTCCGACTCGTAGCGCACCATTGCATTTTTCTCTTGCACCAGCTTGAACCACTCCTGCATCAGCTTGGGGTCGTCCTTCTTACCCATGCCTGCTGGGGGGAAGCTTGCGTCAGGCTGCCGAAGGGTCTGTTGCCTTCCCCGGCCGGCAGGAACCATCACACTGGGGCAAATGTGCAAAGAGCCGAGCAAGATGCTGCCGGAACACTCCCAAGCCAGGTCCCAGTTTGCCTGCAGCcagtggtggggcgggggcggagctGTCCTTCCCCAAGAAGCCTGCACTTGCCTCCCTTTGTCCTGCCCACACTGGGCCCTCTACCATGGGGGATCATGGTCACAGCTGGTCTGGCCTCCCTGCTCAatgcttttttcctctttctgatgTCAGGAATTGgacctaggacctcacacatacaaggccagACTCAGTCACTGAGCTCATCCCTAACCCTTCTTTGGTACGGTTTAAGTTTTTTTGGGCACACTTCCCCATCTTTTTGCTCCCCGCAATTCATTTCATGTTTGGTACTAGGATTTTGTTGAAGAAATGACTCTACCTGAACAAGACAACTGTGGATTCATAAAGGCTCTGCCCTCCTTGTAAGTTCCACTCATTAGCCCAGCCCTTCCCTGGGCTCCTGCCCCTCTAGGCAAGCGGCATACTTGGCTCACTTCTCTGTACTCTCACCAGGGAAGTATCTTTTCTCAGCCTCTGGTCTGTTTGGCTTCATGACAAACTCCTTCCCCAATGTTGGCCGAAGCGACAGATCCCATAACAATAGTCAGGTTCTCGCCAAAGGCAGACAAATGCCAGCAAACCCCTGACACTCGCTGTTCTGACCTGATCCTGACAGCAGGGGGTCCAGGCTGCCTCTCATCGACTCATGACTTGTGCCGACATGCTGACATCCTGACTCTCTGGGCTTTGGCACAGACAGATGGAATTTTGATCACCAACCATCTTGAGAAGCTCAGGAAAGCTACGAACTCACCTAGAAAAGTGCACAGGTGCACACTGCCAACTCCTTCACACAGAACTTCAGGGTGTTCATGGGCTCCCTGCAGTCCAGCCCCATGTTAAGAGGCTCTGGCACGGGAGACCCTTCAAAGCCCCTTCCATCTTATGAGCTGCTCGGCTGGATGCTCCATTCCAGTCAGGACCAAGCCCAGAGGTGCGTGCAGTGGCCTGAGGTGGGGCAGCCCTCAATGGGAGGCTCCTGACTGTCTGCCTACTTGCCTACTTGCTTCTCACCCGACTTCCTTGCACACGGTCAGACAAAGCTCTCCGCACTGGTATGTGCTTGACACACACGAAGCCCAAAGCCAGTTAGTGTCTCACTGGAGCCAACTGGGCAGAGCTGAGGTGACTGTGCTCACACAAGCAGGGGGTTCGTGTCTGTGACATGCCCTCGTGCCCAGGCAACGGGGTGCCATGGGTGTGCGTCTGGGTCCTACCCTGCAGGATGGaagctccctcccacccagctgAGCCTGCTACGGGGAGCACATGCCCAGAGTGTTAGGGGACCAGGGCTCTCCTCTCCCGACCCAATGGACTTGGTTCTTCGGCTTTTAAAGCAGCCTATTGCTCAGTTCCATGCATTCCTTTCTGAGCGTCTCTGCACAGTGTGCCCACATGGCTATGGAGGATGGAGCCCTGAGGCATGCAAGCTGTCCGGCGCTGCACGTGGTGAGCGCACTAtgacctctccccctcctccccaccccccaggtgcAAGGACAAAAGATCCCACTAGGAGACATTCAAACAGTGCTCATGAGCCATGGGAGAGACTGTTCACAGCCAATGAGCAAAGGTATATGAAGGGCGGGGTGAAAGTCAAACGTGAGAGCCATGGAGAAGAGAGTAGAGGTTAGCAGGGTTAGTCATGACCACACTCCTGCCCCGTCCCACATGCCTTTTCAATGACAATTTTATCACAACAGATTTCAAAtcagacaaaatttaaaataacacacacacacacacatacacacacactcagcaagACACAGGGCAGAGAAGTTCGGTTTCAGTGGTTGTTTTGGAAAAGAGCTTGGGGCGTCTGTGTAGACCAGTTTTTGTAAGGACAGTATTCCTCGACTCCACCAATACAAAAGCTGCCTGTGGCCCTGGCCCCTCTAGCTGCTGGACGGGAGAGTAAAAGGTGACCGTAAGGGCGGCAGTACTGCAGCCAGAAAGGCAGGCTGTGACTGCAGGCTGTCTGGCTCTACTCTCGCCCCAGCCCTCCCGAGTCACAGGGATACTGTACCTTGGAGCAACTGCCGCAGACTCAGGGAATTTTGCAGCAGGGCtatgagacagagagaaaaagagagagagaagagagagaggggataggagaggagagagaggagaaaagagagagaaggatagagaagagataagagagcgagcgagagagggagagacagaaaagagaggagagcgagagtgagagtgagagagggagagggagagaatagtTGGGCTGAGTCCCTTTCTGAGTTCTGCTGCTTGGACCCCGAGAGGCAGTGGGACGAGGTTGGGGGAGTTACATTACCTTCCTGGACACAGCAAGGGCAGAAGGAGAGAGGTCTACGCCGTGGAGTCCCGCCACTGGGCTCAACTTCAAAAAGGACCAaacaagaaagaggaggagacggagaaagacaaaaaggaagaggaaaaagaggaggaattTGGAAGTGGAGAGGGACAAGGATAAGGTGAAGTAAAAAACAAGCAGAGGACAAAAGGCATAAAAGTGAGAAAGGAAAAACAGgaggaaaagcaaaaatacaagAAATGGAAAAGCAGAAACAAGGGAAACAGTCTACAAATGAATTAAGTCCTTTTTCCAGCAGGGAAACTGAATAGCAGGCCTGGCGGCAGGGCAGGTCTGAGGGCCCGGGAAGGCTGGGTCCAGCACGCACGGGTGGGGGTGTCtcttctcccccccgccccactagGAGGGCAGTGACTGTGGAACCACCCCTGGTTGTCTTTTGGGTTTTAAGCTCCCCCCCAGAAAGTctgtacctggggctggagagacagtgcagggggtcAGGCACTGGCCTGACATACGGCTGGCCCTGGCTCGACTCCTCAGTAccatatatagtctcctgagcactgctaggagtcactcctacccctgagaaccaccagatgaggcccccccaaacccaacacctcttctctgcctccccccacaAAGCTTATGTCTGTGGAAGATAATTAAATTTCGGAGCTCAGATTGCTTCCCAGGACCGAGAAGCAAATCCATGTGCAATATTCTCAGACGTCACCATCAACATACATGCTGGAAGACTAATTCTGAGTGAGTACTGGAGGAGGGAGTGGCGACACCCCCGGGCCAGGCTCACAGCAAGGGGGTTGCACCTACCCTGGGGCAGGCTTCCTGGCCTCTGACCTGGGCACTGCCCTCCACTGTGAGCCAGGGCTTGTTTGGGAAAATGTATCCCCCACACATGCTACTGCATCGGTACCACTACCCCCCTCTGCCAGGGAGAGTCACCCCCTTGCCTCCATTTGATGCCACCATTGGGGAAAGTTTCGTCATTCTTTGGACCATAAGACCAAAATGGGGTGAGTTGACAGGACGTGCCAAAAACTCGCAGTAACAATGGCGATTAGAGCTGAGGAAGACAGTGCATGGACAGACATCTCTAGGACCAAGGGACACCTGATGGGGACtcaaggaagagggagaggagctCAGCAAGGGACCATCACAGAACcacaggacacacacaggggATAGTGCCAGGGAAACTGCCTTAGCACTGAGGGGTGGGTGCGGAGCTAGGGACGCCCAGTCTAACAGGGCTCCCAGAATAGCCCAGCTTGAGTCCACAGGGAGGCCCTTTACTCAGCGACTGCATGAATGCCTGTGCCTATCACTGTGTTCTCTCGAGTGCTCTGGCCTGTGAATCTGATAGTGAGTCAAACTCAGAACTCAAGTCAGAGTGGGGGTGTCAGTGCGGAGCGCTGCCAGTGGGGAGTACATGGGAGAATGGCTCCTTCCTCCTCACAAGCCGGTCTGCGCCGCAGGGCTCTACACCAACGTCCTAGTTTTCAAAGCTCCTAGAGTCTATGTTGGGACTCAGGAGAAATCCCACAAAGTGCAACAAGCACTGTCACCCTGCTGGCACGAGCCCCACACACCAGGTGTGCACTCTGGGTGCTTGTTGGTGGAGAGTGGCAGGAGTGCAACCAGGTAGCTCCCCAAGAAAGGACCTGCCGGGGGCTGATGCATCTCCACTTTCAGGACAGCATGTAATGTAGCTTTTAATTCCTTTCAGGGAGTTCATGTCGCCCATGTCCTTATACATTCTTGCTATGAGAGAAACAATGCAGCAACACAATATTTTCACAACAGAGATTAGGAAACGCTGTGAACAAACCCAGTTAGAAAGGAACTGGGTGAGCCTCCCCAGGCATCGCTCTCCGCATGGCATGGttcccactttctctcttttgttccttttctgCTGGTGAATCTTTTCTGCCAGATTCACCCGGGTCTTATACAGGCCAAGTGCTCAAGTACTGAGCTACATCTTTGGCCATTCAGGCTTTTGAAACTTTACTGTATGCTCCGAAATATCCGTAATATATTATACTACTTTTGTAATTAGAAAAAATACCCaatgaatattattttgaaagaagaaaccaagtgtgtgtgtgtgtgtgtagggtggggggagagtcaAGTGAGGGGACTTCTACTCCAGACTCAAATCCTAAGTGAGCAGGCAGGGGAGTATTGCTTTGGAgtaatttctttgcttttatggAGATGAGTGAAACAGAGGCTATGGCAGACAGACCCTACTTTTAAATACCAGGTGACAGCTTTCTGTTGCTTTCTAAAAAGCACCATACTGGTCACTCTCCAAACCACCTGTGTCTGCTGGCCTCCAGCCACCCCTCTGATGTCCATCCGAACATTGTCCTGCTGGACACTTGCTCCCAGCCGGGTCACACACTCACTCCAGTTTCTTTGCTGCTTCCCTGCCTGCCTCAACCCAAGCAGATGGACTCAGTTCACTGCCGCCAGCAGAGCCTCAGCACCCTTCTCCTTCACCTGTGAGGCAGAGGCCACATTCCGTCAGAGCCCAGCGGGGTGCAGAAGGAGCACTGGCCTCTTGGGTAGTTTAAACACCCTCACTGTGTTATTCATTTGACCTCCACTCTGGCCTTAGTACCTAAGTAGGTACTGATTTCTCTGCTTTCAAACAAGGGATCTGAAGCTCAAAGAAGTAAAATAGGGGCCCCTGAGAACAAGTGTGGGGCCTTGTTCTATCTCAGGCACTCATCTCTTCCCACTCTCCTGCTCCCAACTCCTGTTTGGACAAAGGAGCCCTCCGGAAGGCTGGAAGCCCCTGGCTAGTGAGTGGGCCATGGGGAAGTATTGGCGGGAAGCAAGAACACACAAGTCCCAGTCTGTAACGATGCATTTCCTGGCGAACACTGGCTCTACTCTCACTGTCACAGGTGCTTCCAGAGCTGGTCACCACTGATCACTGCATTCTCACTTGAGAACAAATTCCAAAACACTAAACTcatcaatattataaaatactaCCCTCATAGACTCCAATTTGCCCCCAACCACACACCACTTCCTATTTGATACATTGTTAATTTGCTTCATATGAATATCTGTGAAGCAGACGCATGAGtgctatagcacagcagctagggcttgccttgcatctggctgacctgagtttggtccctggcacttgatatggtcccctgaccctgccaggagtgatccctgagggcagagccaggagtaagccctgagcactgctgggtgtgaccccaaaccaaccaaacaaacaaaggaaaaagaaaatctgcaaagcagggattggagaaatagttcaagggttaagacacttccttgcatgtggggaAAACTGGTTCCATTCTGGGAATGACATAAGATCCCTCTAGCATCAGGAAGGGAACCCAAACGCagcaccaggagaaacccctcagcactgctaggtatggccaaaCCTTGCCCCAGCCCCCATCTGTGAAGCAGGACAGGGGCTACCTCCAGTTATACTTCAGAAAGTTCCatacaggggttggagagatggtacagcaggctgGGCGCTTTGTTTGATTCCCGGCAGCAGTGATGGTTCCCCAAgtccgtcaggagtgatccctgagcactgccaggcagagccccaaaacaaaacaaacaaaaatctgtctATAGGAAGAGATGGTTCTGACTTCCTTTCGGCACTGAGCAAGGGGCTCTAAGGTGTCTCGGGCAGAAAGAGGCATGTTTCGCATTCGTATTAGGAGATCTCTTTCCCACTAAGGGCATGAGAAGCCTATCTGGGCTGGCTCGGTCTCATGCGGCCCCCATTAGCCGGAGGCAGACTCCGTTCTTCACAGAAATGCTTTGCACTTACGGAGAACTCACCTTGTACTGCATCAGAACTTAACCTCCACACGAATGCTGGGGATAAAAACAGCCTCAAACACGCAAGGAAAGTGTTCCAACACTGAGCCACAACCCCAGCACacaataactttttgttttgtggtactcagggcactatatgggatgctgggggtcgaacccgggtcagttatgtgcaagtcaagtgtcttacctgctgtaccatctctctgccccaaacaatatctttttttgtttttattaatggtattgactcaccgtgagatagttactgttcacaatagccaaaatctgggaacaacccaagtgccctagaacagatgactgtttaaagaaaccatggtacatctacataatggattactatgcagctgttaggaaagatgaaatcatgaaatttgcttataaatggatagacatggagaatatcatgctaagtgaaatgagtcagaaagagagggacagacatagaaggactgcacttatttgtggagtatagaataacatcacatgaggctgacacccaaggacagtagatacaaaggccaggaggattgccccatagctggaagcctgcttcatgagcagaggggagaaggcagatggaatagagaagggatcactaagaaaatgatggctggaggaatcagtcgggatgggagatgtgtgccgaaagtagataatgggccaaccatgatgacctctcagtgtctgtgttgcaacaATATCTTTTTAATACAATTTATAGTATAGATACCACcaacacatttttattcattgtgTTTCTAAGAAACATCAGGGGTACTACCTTGATGTTTGGTAAGCCAATCTACCAGATTAAATTTGACGGAAGAGGATCGGGAGAATTTTCTGGTGGTTAACGTATAAAGATTGGAGTTTTCACTTTATAGTTGTTATTCAGAATACGTGATTTGATCAAATTAATTGGGCGGACTCAGCAGTCGCTCACACAGGCAGGAAGGTTTCTGCCCGGCACACTCAGTCCATGCACACATGTACCTCTGGGGAGATATGGCGGGGGGAATAAAGTTcactacacccccccccccaacctgcccaATCCAACCCCATAACACGAAAGAAAAGCGTGTAGGGCCACAGAGATGACTGACTGGGCTGaacccttgctttgcatgcaggtggcctgggtctgaccccagcaactcaaaccaaaccaagccaaagATGCATGTAAGAACAGAACGCATCATGGCTCTCTGGCTTAGTTTGGGGGcaatgcctggcaatgctcagaggctactcctggtgggcgttcaggggaccatgagatgctgggatcagaCTCAGGCCACCTGACGCAAAGCTCCTACTTTCGGCAACTCTGCAGACATGCCCATAAGCTGCCTCTGGCTGGGGCCAGAtcatctcatcatcggccacaaTCCAGAGCTGCATGTTTTtgcctggaagggagcataatgtGACACATGCcttaaccatgccaccggactccatgccaggctgtctcattcAGTGTGCCCCAGAGGGTGACAGGTGagacctctccctgccccaaggaacccagccctcaCATccgaaagcctccagaactcaactaccgccatgctcacggccgctctccacatgcttaggcCAAACCTCGCTCAtgaatgaacctattcctggaccgcaacaactcatacctcacaccacccacaGTCCAAGAGTACTGTACtgcatttgatgggatttaaagctggaggcaaccaatcttagagggaaataaattttttacacacacacacacacacacacacacatacacacacatatgtatgtataagcacacaaggctcaacctttaataacctGTTAGTTAGTGATGTCTTATAGAAGGGGTCAATGGCCTTTGGGTGAAATAccacaatcttcacactctttcctctaaggaaactttttttttttttttgctttttgggtgacacccagcattgcacaggggttactcctggctcatgcactcaggaattacctctggcggtgctcagaggaacatatggggtactgggaattgaacccgggttggccatgtgcaaggcaaatgccctatccactgtgctatcactccagcctcaaagaaaacatttttgtagcattttcagtggtttttcataacaaacaatacaaaataaattatttcatttctgctctgggacaggggttggggttcaggatgaaaacatgtgaaatacggtggtgggaaggtgtaatggtggtgggattggtgtttgaatattaaatgtaatcaaatattgcgaactactttataaaataaaattactaaccataaaaaagagaacagaacacacacacacacacacacacacacacacacacacacacacacacacacacacacacacacacacacaccccaggataGTGCTCAGACCAAGTAAACATCTATCTACAAACCTACCAATTAAATTATGGGAAGGAAATTAAACGAAAGACTCAAAAAGGAAGGTGAGTGGGTCAGTCCCCCACTGCCTCCCACCCTATTCACCAGAAATACCACAACGCTGCCTTTTAGTGCTTTGCTTACATTTATAAACCATTCCACCTTCTCTCAATCTCTCTTTGAGACATAAAGTTGAGAACTGTGTCCTTTAAAATccagtgcatatatatgtatttttattttttgtctttttggccaCATCAGGCGGTGTtaagggaccactcctagcaggctcaggggtgcGTATAtggtgccaagtattgaacccaatttggctgcacgcaaggcaagcgtttTACCTACTACACTGACCCAaagtgcatatattttatttatttatttatttatttttatagtctaggagtctctttatttttaaacaaacacttcTCATGCCATGAATTCATAGGGGATGGGCCCCAGCAGCTCAGGTTCCTTTCCATTGGTTCTTACAAAGTgggcttctctgggtggagcaggctggcgcttcagttgaacccaagtccctttctctttggcttccttctttttttgatcattttccttcacccgtttcaggaagctgtctcgactcttagagtgcttaatatgctcaatgcggacattaattctcttggcaagaatcttgcccttatgcaaggatggtttaacatccagaaatcaatcaacataatccatcatatcaacaaaagaaaagataaaaatcatataatcatatcaatagatgcagagaaagcatttgacaagatccagcatccgtttatgatgaaaacactcaccaaaatgggtatagaagggaccttccgcaatatagtcaaagccatttatcacaagcctatggcaagcattgtcctcaatgggaaaaaactaagagccttccctctgagaacagggacgagacaaggatgcccactctctccacttctgttcaatatagtactggaagtacttgcaatagcgattaggcaagaaaaagatattaagggcattcaggtaggaaaggaagaaatcaagctctcactattcgcagatgatatgatactatacctagagaaccctaaaacctctaccaagaaactcctagaaacaatagagtggtatagtaaagttgcaggctacagaatcaatacccaaaagtccattgctttcctatatgcaaataatgagagagaagaaagtgaactgagaaaagcaatcccgttcacaattgcgcctcaaaaaatcaagtaccttggaatcagcttaacaaaggaggtaaaggacttgtataatgaaaactataaaacactacttcaggaaataaaagaggacacaaggaaatggaaagacatcccctgctcatggattggaaaaatgaatattgtcaaaatggcaattctccccaaagcattgtacaaattcaatgcgattcctatagggatacccttgacattcttcaaagaaatggagcaagcgctcctgaaattcatatggaacaataagcccctacgaatagctaaagcaatccttgggaaaaagaaaatgggaggaaccaacctccccaacttcca is part of the Sorex araneus isolate mSorAra2 chromosome 2, mSorAra2.pri, whole genome shotgun sequence genome and harbors:
- the LOC129402069 gene encoding 60S ribosomal protein L21-like; its protein translation is MTNTKGKRRGTHYMFSRPFRKHGVVPLATYMRIYKKGDIVDIKGMGTVQKGMPHKCYHGKTGRVYNVTHHAVGIVVNKQVKGKILAKRINVRIEHIKHSKSRDSFLKRVKENDQKKKEAKEKGTWVQLKRQPAPPREAHFVRTNGKEPELLGPIPYEFMA